The Arthrobacter sp. NicSoilC5 genome has a window encoding:
- a CDS encoding SDR family oxidoreductase has product MSTPQQVRRVAVVTGAGSGIGREVARQMLADGYRVALAGRREAQLKETADGSPDALVVPCDVTRPDDVERLFEAARQQWGRVDVLFNNAGVFGPAAGVDEISLADWNATLAVNLTGSMLCAAAAVRAMKGQEPQGGRIINNGSISAHSPRPRTVAYTVTKHAMTGLTKSIELDGRGYGITCGQIDIGNTATEIMDTIGVGSGALQADGSRKVEPMFPVADAARAVLMMANMPASASVGSLVVTAAGMPFIGRG; this is encoded by the coding sequence GTGAGCACCCCCCAGCAGGTCCGAAGAGTAGCCGTCGTCACCGGGGCCGGATCCGGCATCGGCAGGGAGGTTGCCCGGCAGATGCTGGCCGACGGCTACCGCGTGGCACTTGCCGGCCGCCGGGAGGCGCAGCTGAAGGAAACCGCGGATGGCAGCCCGGACGCGCTGGTGGTGCCGTGCGACGTCACCCGGCCCGACGACGTCGAACGGCTTTTCGAGGCGGCCAGGCAACAGTGGGGACGGGTGGACGTGCTGTTCAACAACGCCGGCGTCTTTGGCCCGGCGGCCGGTGTGGACGAAATCAGCCTGGCGGACTGGAACGCAACGCTGGCCGTGAACCTCACGGGATCCATGCTGTGTGCCGCCGCAGCCGTCCGGGCCATGAAGGGGCAGGAGCCGCAGGGCGGGCGGATCATCAATAACGGCTCCATCTCCGCGCATTCGCCGCGCCCCAGGACTGTGGCCTACACAGTCACCAAGCACGCCATGACCGGCCTGACCAAGAGCATTGAACTGGACGGCCGCGGCTACGGCATCACCTGCGGGCAGATCGACATCGGCAACACGGCCACCGAGATCATGGACACCATCGGCGTCGGCTCCGGGGCGCTGCAGGCGGACGGCAGCCGCAAGGTGGAACCCATGTTCCCGGTGGCGGACGCGGCGCGCGCGGTGCTGATGATGGCCAACATGCCCGCCTCGGCCAGCGTGGGCTCGCTAGTGGTCACCGCCGCGGGCATGCCCTTCATCGGACGCGGGTAG
- a CDS encoding aspartate/glutamate racemase family protein, translated as MRILVANVNTTSSMTDSIAASARSVAAAGTEIVGITPRFGADSCEGNFESYLAAIAVMDAVTSYPEPFDAVIQAGYGEHGREGLQELLDVPVVDITEAAASTAMFLGHKYSVVTTLDRTVPLIEDRLKLAGLDARCASVRASGMAVLELEEEPDRAVEAIINQAMLAVTQDKAEVIVLGCGGMAGLDEQIRQRAGVPVVDGVAAAVTIAESLVRMRLSTSKVRTFAAPRPKTVIGWPLNTPAVPAQL; from the coding sequence ATGCGCATACTCGTCGCAAACGTCAACACCACCTCGTCGATGACCGACTCGATTGCGGCCTCTGCACGGAGCGTGGCCGCAGCCGGGACGGAAATCGTCGGCATCACCCCGAGGTTTGGCGCGGACTCCTGCGAAGGAAACTTCGAAAGCTACCTGGCTGCCATCGCTGTCATGGATGCCGTCACGTCCTACCCGGAACCGTTCGACGCCGTTATCCAGGCCGGCTATGGCGAACACGGCCGCGAAGGGCTGCAGGAGCTCCTGGACGTGCCGGTGGTGGACATCACGGAGGCCGCCGCCAGCACGGCCATGTTCCTGGGCCACAAATACTCCGTGGTCACCACCTTGGACCGCACGGTTCCCCTCATTGAGGACCGGCTGAAGCTGGCCGGGCTGGACGCCAGGTGCGCCTCAGTCCGGGCCAGCGGCATGGCCGTGCTGGAGCTTGAGGAGGAGCCGGACCGCGCCGTGGAAGCCATCATCAACCAGGCCATGCTGGCGGTCACCCAGGACAAGGCCGAGGTCATTGTCCTGGGCTGCGGCGGCATGGCCGGGTTGGACGAACAGATCAGGCAGCGGGCCGGCGTTCCCGTGGTGGACGGTGTGGCCGCCGCGGTGACCATCGCTGAATCACTGGTCAGGATGCGCCTGTCCACCTCCAAGGTGCGGACCTTCGCTGCCCCAAGGCCCAAGACCGTCATAGGCTGGCCACTGAACACGCCGGCCGTGCCGGCACAGCTCTGA
- a CDS encoding NCS1 family nucleobase:cation symporter-1, translating into MQTPPTAGVDAEQGVTVPSAPAAHPAGSVEALCESASAASGTAISPSLYNSDLAPTKRAGRSWTSYSIFTLWANDVHSLGNYAFAIGLFALGLGGWQILMALGIGAALLFGLLTLSGFMGVKTGVPFPVMSRISFGIRGAQIASLLRGAVAVAWFGIQTYLASVVFRVMLVAMFPALADVDKDSILGLSTLGWMAFVTLWVVQLVIVSFGMEMIRKYEAFAGPVILATMAAMAVWIFVEAGGSIAWSSDKALEGPEMWLTIFAGGALWVSIYGTFVLNFCDFTRSAVSKKAVVRGNFWGIPINMLLFGAIVVVMAGGQFKINGTIIKSPSDIVQTIPNTLFLVLACLALLILTIAVNLMANFVAPVYALTNLFPKRLNFRKAAMVSATIGLLILPWNLYNNPLVIVYFLGGLGALLGPLFGVVMADYWLIRRGMVNVPELYTASPDGAYFYKKGVNPRAIIAMVPAAVLALLIAFVPGLAAAAPFAWFFAAGIAATLYFFIADRNQRLVDHDGEAIAVASTH; encoded by the coding sequence ATGCAAACCCCTCCCACGGCGGGCGTTGATGCTGAGCAGGGCGTGACAGTGCCGTCAGCTCCTGCAGCACATCCCGCCGGCAGCGTTGAAGCCCTCTGCGAATCAGCCAGCGCCGCCTCGGGCACGGCCATCAGCCCTTCCCTGTACAACTCCGATCTTGCCCCAACCAAGCGCGCCGGCCGCAGCTGGACCAGCTACAGCATCTTCACCCTTTGGGCGAATGACGTGCACAGCCTGGGCAACTACGCCTTTGCCATTGGACTGTTTGCCTTGGGCCTGGGTGGGTGGCAGATCCTCATGGCGCTCGGCATTGGCGCGGCGCTGCTGTTCGGACTCCTGACGCTTTCCGGATTCATGGGCGTCAAAACCGGTGTTCCCTTTCCGGTCATGAGCCGCATCAGCTTTGGTATCAGGGGAGCGCAGATTGCCAGCCTCCTCCGCGGTGCCGTGGCTGTGGCCTGGTTCGGCATCCAGACGTACCTCGCTTCCGTGGTGTTCCGCGTGATGCTCGTAGCCATGTTTCCTGCGTTGGCAGACGTGGACAAAGACTCCATCCTGGGCCTGTCCACGCTGGGCTGGATGGCATTCGTGACCCTCTGGGTGGTCCAGTTGGTGATCGTCAGCTTCGGGATGGAAATGATCCGCAAGTACGAGGCCTTCGCCGGCCCCGTCATCCTTGCCACCATGGCCGCGATGGCCGTCTGGATCTTCGTGGAAGCAGGAGGAAGCATTGCCTGGTCCTCGGACAAGGCCTTGGAAGGGCCGGAAATGTGGCTCACTATTTTCGCCGGCGGCGCCCTGTGGGTCTCCATCTACGGCACCTTCGTCCTGAACTTCTGCGACTTCACCCGCTCCGCGGTATCCAAGAAGGCTGTAGTGCGCGGCAATTTTTGGGGCATCCCCATCAACATGCTGCTCTTCGGAGCCATTGTGGTGGTGATGGCCGGCGGCCAGTTCAAGATCAACGGCACCATCATCAAGAGCCCGTCGGACATCGTCCAGACCATCCCCAACACGCTGTTCCTGGTCCTGGCCTGCCTTGCCCTGCTGATCCTGACCATCGCAGTGAACCTGATGGCCAACTTCGTGGCCCCCGTCTATGCGCTGACCAACCTGTTCCCCAAGCGGCTCAACTTCCGCAAGGCGGCGATGGTCTCGGCCACGATCGGCCTTCTCATCCTGCCCTGGAACCTCTACAACAACCCACTGGTCATTGTGTACTTCCTTGGCGGCCTCGGTGCGCTGCTCGGCCCGCTGTTCGGCGTCGTCATGGCTGACTACTGGCTGATCCGGCGTGGCATGGTCAACGTGCCGGAACTCTATACGGCGTCCCCGGACGGGGCGTACTTCTACAAGAAGGGCGTCAACCCCAGGGCGATTATCGCCATGGTTCCCGCTGCCGTCCTGGCCCTCCTCATCGCCTTCGTTCCGGGGCTGGCCGCCGCGGCGCCGTTCGCCTGGTTCTTTGCCGCCGGTATCGCCGCAACGCTCTACTTCTTCATCGCCGACCGCAACCAAAGACTCGTGGACCACGACGGCGAGGCCATCGCCGTCGCCAGCACCCACTGA
- the aceE gene encoding pyruvate dehydrogenase (acetyl-transferring), homodimeric type — MAAGEDTSHILSGLTNQLPDRDPEETAEWVESLDALIREQGTERAQYIMRSLLQRAGAQSVGMPMVTTTDYVNTIPVDQEAAFPGNEEFERRYRAYMRWNAAVMVHRAQRPDIGVGGHISTYAGAATLYEVGFNHFFRGKDHPGGGDQVFFQGHASPGMYARAFMEGRLSEEDLDGFRQEKSREGHALSSYPHPRLMPQFWEFPTVSMGIGPMNAIYQAQNNRYLHNRGLKDTSDQQVWAFLGDGEMDEPESRGLLQLAANENLDNLNFVINCNLQRLDGPVRGNGKIMQELEAFFRGAGWNVIKVVWGREWDDLLTRDTDGSLVKIMNETVDGDYQTYKAESGGFVREHFFGKTPQTKDLVADLTDDQIWNLKRGGHDYRKVYAAYKAATEFKGKPTVILAHTVKGYGLGPHFEGRNATHQMKKLTLDDLKKFRDHLRIPVTDEQLEKDSYRPPYYHPGNDAPEIKYMMERRAALGGSVPERRDTHAEIVLPEAKSYEVAKRGSGKQQAATTMAFVRLLKDLMRDKNFGKHIAPIIPDEARTFGMDAFFPTAKIYNPKGQNYLSVDRDLVLAYKESPAGQLIHPGINEAGAVAAFTAAGTSYATHGVPLVPVYVFYSMFGFQRTGDAFWAAGDQMTRGFIIGATAGRTTLTGEGLQHADGHSPLLASTNPAVLTYDPAYGYEIGHIMRSGLERMYGEESEGHNCDKNFMYYLTVYNEPIIQPAEPENLDVEGVIKGIYLLAPAKIDGPRTQILASGVSVPWAIEAQRVLADDWNVSADVWSVTSWNELRRDGLAAEEEAFLNPGQPARVPFVTQQLEGATGPIVAVSDYMKAVPDQIRQFVPNEYATLGADGFGFSDTRAAARRFFKNDTHSIVVKVLQMLAARGDVEEGAPSYAMDRYKLLDVNAGTTGGAGGDA, encoded by the coding sequence GTGGCTGCAGGAGAAGATACCTCCCATATCCTCAGCGGGTTGACTAACCAGCTGCCTGATCGTGATCCGGAAGAGACTGCCGAGTGGGTTGAGTCCCTGGACGCGTTGATCAGGGAACAGGGCACCGAGCGTGCCCAATACATCATGCGGAGCCTGCTGCAGCGCGCCGGCGCGCAGAGCGTGGGTATGCCGATGGTGACCACCACCGACTACGTGAACACGATCCCGGTGGACCAGGAAGCTGCGTTCCCGGGCAACGAGGAGTTCGAGCGCCGCTACCGGGCGTACATGCGGTGGAACGCCGCGGTCATGGTGCACCGGGCGCAGCGGCCCGATATCGGAGTCGGCGGACACATCTCCACCTACGCCGGGGCCGCGACCCTGTACGAGGTCGGCTTCAACCACTTCTTCCGCGGCAAGGACCACCCCGGCGGCGGGGACCAGGTCTTCTTCCAGGGCCACGCCTCCCCCGGCATGTACGCCCGGGCATTCATGGAAGGACGCCTGTCCGAGGAAGACCTGGACGGGTTCCGGCAGGAAAAGTCCCGCGAGGGCCACGCCCTGTCCTCCTACCCGCACCCGCGCCTGATGCCGCAGTTCTGGGAATTCCCCACCGTGTCCATGGGCATCGGGCCGATGAACGCGATCTACCAGGCCCAGAACAACCGCTACCTGCACAACCGGGGCCTGAAAGACACCTCGGACCAGCAGGTCTGGGCGTTCCTGGGCGATGGTGAAATGGACGAGCCCGAGTCCCGGGGCCTGCTGCAGCTGGCAGCGAACGAGAACCTGGACAACCTGAACTTCGTGATCAACTGCAACCTCCAGCGCCTGGACGGCCCGGTGCGCGGCAACGGCAAGATCATGCAGGAACTCGAAGCGTTCTTCCGCGGCGCGGGCTGGAACGTGATCAAGGTCGTCTGGGGACGGGAGTGGGATGACCTGCTCACCCGCGACACCGACGGGTCCCTGGTAAAGATCATGAACGAAACCGTCGACGGCGACTACCAGACCTACAAGGCAGAGTCCGGCGGGTTCGTCCGCGAACACTTCTTCGGCAAGACCCCGCAGACCAAGGACCTCGTCGCGGACCTCACCGATGACCAGATCTGGAACCTCAAACGCGGCGGCCACGACTACCGCAAGGTCTACGCCGCATACAAGGCCGCCACCGAATTCAAGGGCAAACCCACCGTCATCCTCGCCCACACCGTCAAGGGCTACGGCCTGGGCCCGCACTTCGAGGGCCGCAACGCGACCCACCAGATGAAGAAGCTCACCCTCGATGACCTGAAGAAGTTCCGCGACCACCTGCGGATCCCGGTCACCGACGAGCAGCTGGAGAAGGACTCCTACCGGCCGCCGTACTACCACCCCGGTAACGACGCCCCGGAAATCAAGTACATGATGGAGCGCCGGGCGGCCCTGGGCGGATCCGTCCCGGAGCGCCGCGACACCCACGCCGAGATCGTGCTGCCGGAGGCCAAGTCCTACGAGGTGGCCAAGCGCGGTTCGGGCAAGCAGCAGGCTGCGACCACCATGGCGTTCGTCAGGCTCCTGAAGGACCTGATGCGGGATAAGAACTTCGGCAAGCACATCGCCCCGATCATCCCGGACGAAGCCCGCACGTTCGGCATGGACGCGTTCTTCCCGACGGCGAAGATCTACAACCCCAAGGGGCAGAACTACCTGTCGGTGGACCGGGACCTCGTCCTGGCCTACAAGGAATCCCCCGCAGGGCAGCTGATCCACCCCGGCATCAACGAAGCCGGCGCCGTGGCAGCCTTCACCGCCGCCGGAACCTCTTACGCCACCCACGGCGTACCCCTGGTCCCGGTCTACGTGTTCTACTCCATGTTCGGCTTCCAGCGCACCGGCGACGCCTTCTGGGCCGCCGGAGACCAGATGACCCGCGGCTTCATCATCGGCGCCACCGCAGGACGGACCACCCTCACCGGCGAAGGCCTCCAGCACGCCGACGGACACTCCCCCCTGCTGGCCTCAACCAACCCCGCCGTCCTCACCTACGACCCCGCCTACGGCTACGAAATCGGACACATCATGCGCTCCGGCCTGGAACGGATGTACGGGGAAGAGTCCGAGGGACACAACTGCGACAAGAACTTCATGTACTACCTCACGGTGTACAACGAACCCATCATCCAGCCCGCAGAACCGGAGAACCTCGACGTCGAAGGCGTCATCAAGGGCATCTACCTGCTCGCCCCGGCCAAGATCGACGGTCCCCGCACCCAGATCCTAGCCTCCGGCGTCTCCGTGCCCTGGGCCATCGAAGCCCAGCGCGTGCTTGCCGATGACTGGAACGTCTCCGCCGACGTCTGGTCCGTGACCTCCTGGAACGAACTGCGCCGCGACGGCCTCGCCGCCGAAGAGGAAGCCTTCCTCAACCCCGGCCAACCCGCCCGCGTCCCGTTCGTCACCCAGCAACTCGAAGGCGCCACCGGCCCCATCGTCGCCGTCTCCGACTACATGAAAGCCGTCCCCGACCAGATCCGGCAATTCGTCCCCAACGAATACGCCACCCTCGGCGCCGACGGCTTCGGCTTCTCCGACACCCGCGCAGCAGCCCGCCGCTTCTTCAAGAACGACACCCACTCCATCGTGGTGAAAGTCCTGCAGATGCTCGCGGCGAGGGGCGACGTGGAGGAGGGCGCGCCGTCGTACGCCATGGACCGCTACAAACTCCTGGACGTCAACGCCGGCACCACCGGTGGGGCGGGTGGCGACGCCTGA
- the nboR gene encoding nicotine blue oxidoreductase, whose translation MRTTGVVLAAGAGTRLGLGPKALLPYRGRPLVEAIAGTLLDGGCREVVVVLGAGAAQVEAAARLDGCRVLTNPEWESGMGSSFLLGNQASDPADHLLVALVDQPGLTLETVHRLLSCHRPGRITAAAYGRRDSNDGGAAGLRRGHPLVIDASLRDAVCATVTGDAGARGFLRSHPHLVDEVDCSDQDTGEDVDTPDQLGLLQ comes from the coding sequence ATGAGGACCACCGGGGTGGTGCTCGCCGCAGGGGCGGGCACCCGCCTGGGACTGGGCCCGAAGGCCCTGCTTCCGTACCGGGGACGCCCGTTGGTGGAGGCTATCGCCGGAACACTGCTCGACGGTGGCTGCCGGGAGGTGGTGGTGGTCCTCGGTGCAGGTGCGGCCCAGGTTGAGGCTGCCGCCAGGCTGGACGGCTGCCGCGTGCTGACCAACCCGGAATGGGAATCAGGAATGGGCAGTTCCTTCCTGCTCGGCAACCAGGCCTCGGACCCGGCAGACCATCTCTTGGTCGCGCTGGTGGACCAGCCGGGCCTGACACTGGAAACGGTGCACCGCCTGTTGTCCTGCCACCGCCCTGGGCGGATCACCGCGGCCGCGTACGGCCGTCGTGATTCCAACGACGGCGGTGCGGCGGGGCTCCGCCGCGGGCATCCCCTGGTCATCGACGCCTCCCTGCGCGACGCCGTGTGTGCAACGGTGACGGGTGACGCCGGGGCCCGTGGCTTCCTGCGGAGCCATCCGCATCTTGTGGATGAGGTTGACTGCAGCGACCAGGACACGGGCGAGGACGTGGACACACCGGACCAGCTTGGCCTGCTCCAGTAG
- a CDS encoding HNH endonuclease signature motif containing protein, with amino-acid sequence MGKATVVRAFEEIKAALAVLNAEADGARAVPFSAADPLAGLADGCLEILAGSREVEAGIAAVKAKAAVGYMESAAAVAGPDVPVRAQEMAVAAEIGCVLALGPRAASSFLVTSHAVTATLPRTLEALQAGAISWSHAVVMADETACLDPAGAAALEAHFLDPDAPDPARGCPVGQLPAHRFKAKARTWRERHQAGSIEKRHAKGVADRRVEFRPDQDGMAWLSAYLPADQALAGWNRLTAAARGMQGPDEPRSMPQLRADTFAEAILTNGTTNDAETRGSSIFTEGAGAARDRAESPIRAQVLVTVPVFSLLGLTDEPAVLDGYGPIPPSMARALVASGAGSFYRVLVDPRDGAPLEIGRTSYRVTGAMRAWLRLRDGKCPFPGCSNNSLDNDADHILAWANGGTTGISNLGQPCPKHHKLRHTTAWKPTPATKNEPPGWTSPTGRHYQSEHQDWEPPRWPDRKWPDGKWPGSVDLVRHGASPWEDALERFLRAHA; translated from the coding sequence ATGGGGAAGGCAACGGTGGTAAGGGCTTTTGAGGAGATCAAGGCTGCCCTTGCTGTGCTGAATGCGGAGGCGGATGGGGCGCGTGCGGTGCCTTTTTCTGCGGCTGACCCTCTGGCTGGTTTGGCGGATGGTTGCCTGGAGATTCTGGCCGGGTCCCGTGAGGTTGAAGCCGGGATCGCTGCGGTGAAGGCCAAGGCTGCCGTTGGGTATATGGAGAGCGCCGCTGCTGTTGCGGGGCCGGATGTTCCGGTGCGGGCGCAGGAGATGGCGGTCGCGGCGGAGATCGGGTGTGTGCTGGCCCTGGGTCCGCGGGCGGCGTCGTCGTTCCTGGTCACCTCGCACGCGGTCACGGCGACGTTGCCGCGGACGCTGGAGGCGTTGCAGGCCGGGGCGATTTCCTGGAGCCACGCGGTGGTGATGGCGGACGAGACAGCGTGCCTTGATCCTGCCGGGGCTGCGGCGTTGGAAGCCCATTTCCTTGACCCGGACGCCCCGGACCCGGCGCGGGGGTGCCCGGTGGGGCAGTTGCCGGCGCACCGGTTCAAGGCCAAGGCCCGGACCTGGCGGGAACGCCACCAGGCCGGGTCCATCGAAAAACGCCACGCCAAAGGGGTCGCGGACCGGCGGGTGGAGTTCCGCCCGGACCAGGACGGGATGGCCTGGCTGTCCGCGTACCTTCCCGCGGACCAGGCCCTGGCCGGGTGGAACCGGCTCACCGCGGCCGCCCGGGGCATGCAGGGACCGGACGAGCCCCGCAGCATGCCCCAACTCCGGGCCGACACCTTCGCCGAGGCGATCCTCACCAATGGCACCACGAACGACGCCGAAACCCGCGGCAGCAGTATCTTCACCGAGGGCGCGGGTGCCGCCCGGGACCGCGCGGAATCACCGATCCGTGCGCAGGTGCTGGTCACGGTCCCGGTGTTCTCCCTGCTGGGTCTGACCGATGAACCGGCGGTGCTGGACGGGTACGGTCCCATCCCGCCGTCAATGGCCAGGGCACTCGTCGCCTCCGGTGCGGGCTCGTTCTACCGGGTGTTGGTGGATCCTCGGGACGGGGCACCGTTGGAGATCGGCCGGACAAGCTACCGGGTCACCGGCGCGATGCGGGCGTGGCTGCGGCTGCGGGATGGCAAATGCCCGTTCCCTGGCTGCAGCAACAACTCCCTGGACAACGACGCCGACCACATCCTCGCCTGGGCCAACGGCGGCACCACCGGAATCAGCAACCTGGGACAGCCCTGCCCGAAACACCACAAACTCCGCCACACCACCGCCTGGAAACCCACCCCCGCCACCAAGAACGAACCACCCGGCTGGACCTCACCCACCGGCCGCCACTACCAAAGCGAACACCAGGACTGGGAACCACCACGCTGGCCGGATCGGAAGTGGCCGGACGGAAAGTGGCCGGGCAGCGTCGACCTCGTTCGCCATGGCGCGTCCCCCTGGGAGGATGCCCTTGAGCGGTTCCTGCGGGCTCACGCCTGA
- a CDS encoding uracil-DNA glycosylase, with translation MEPASGIAAFVEQLAVVDTGAAANNFFNHAVPENALRRHNLELYLQEMLERRPKVLLVGEAPGFRGMRITGVPFTNRVILGGAANSFGLFGPGKGYVLPPEAAGVAAEPTATVLWQVLEEVGFLPLLWSAFPWHPHQPGNPLSNRTPRPSETKLGTPFWQELAELFGISTIVAVGNVAQHSLQRSGLDVPKIRHPAHGGRSGFKLGLEQLLERGMPA, from the coding sequence GTGGAGCCTGCTTCCGGCATCGCGGCATTCGTTGAGCAGCTTGCAGTGGTCGACACGGGTGCTGCGGCCAACAATTTCTTCAACCACGCAGTTCCGGAGAATGCGCTCCGCCGGCACAACCTGGAGCTCTACCTGCAGGAGATGCTGGAACGCCGGCCCAAGGTACTGCTGGTGGGGGAGGCGCCCGGCTTCAGGGGCATGCGGATCACCGGGGTGCCCTTCACCAACAGGGTCATCCTCGGAGGGGCCGCCAACAGCTTTGGGCTTTTCGGCCCTGGCAAGGGCTACGTGCTGCCGCCCGAAGCTGCGGGAGTTGCCGCGGAGCCCACCGCCACCGTGCTCTGGCAGGTCCTGGAAGAAGTGGGGTTCCTTCCACTGCTGTGGAGTGCCTTTCCCTGGCACCCGCACCAACCGGGAAATCCCTTGTCCAACCGCACGCCCCGGCCCTCCGAGACCAAGCTCGGCACGCCTTTCTGGCAGGAGCTCGCGGAACTGTTCGGCATCAGTACCATCGTGGCCGTAGGCAACGTGGCCCAGCACAGCCTGCAACGCAGCGGCCTGGACGTACCGAAGATCCGGCATCCCGCCCACGGTGGCAGGTCCGGTTTCAAACTGGGGCTGGAGCAATTGCTGGAGCGTGGGATGCCGGCCTGA
- a CDS encoding aldo/keto reductase, with the protein MEQRILGKTGRNVSIVGLGTWQLGADWGNVDPAQAQAILAASMEAGVTFFDTADVYGDGRSEQAIGKFLKENPGLGITVATKMGRRMEQQPENYTLANFRQWVDRSRKNLGTDTLDLVQLHCPPTPVYSNNEVYDALDTLVSEGAIRNYGVSVERTDEALEAIRHEGTASVQIILNAFRLKPLDDVLPAAKAAGVGIIARVPLASGLLSGKYSKDTTFAENDHRNYNRKGEAFDVGETFSGVDYELGLKAVKEFEQLVPEGATTAQAAIAWIAAQDGVSTVIPGARNVEQARANAAAAGVSIGKESDDGVRWIYDHYFREAIHPRW; encoded by the coding sequence ATGGAACAGCGGATTTTAGGCAAGACCGGACGGAATGTGTCCATTGTGGGGCTCGGCACCTGGCAGCTCGGCGCGGACTGGGGCAACGTGGACCCGGCGCAGGCACAGGCGATCCTCGCGGCTTCCATGGAAGCGGGAGTCACCTTCTTTGACACCGCCGACGTCTACGGTGATGGACGCAGCGAGCAGGCCATCGGGAAGTTCCTGAAGGAGAACCCGGGCCTCGGCATTACCGTGGCCACCAAGATGGGCCGCCGGATGGAACAACAGCCCGAAAACTACACCCTGGCCAACTTCCGCCAGTGGGTGGACCGTTCCAGGAAGAACCTGGGGACGGACACGCTGGACCTGGTCCAGCTGCACTGCCCGCCCACTCCCGTCTACAGCAACAACGAGGTCTACGACGCACTGGACACCCTGGTGTCCGAGGGCGCCATCCGCAACTACGGCGTCTCCGTGGAACGCACGGACGAGGCCCTGGAAGCGATCCGCCACGAGGGAACCGCTTCCGTCCAGATCATCCTGAACGCCTTCCGGCTCAAGCCCCTGGACGACGTCCTGCCGGCCGCCAAAGCCGCAGGCGTGGGCATCATTGCCCGTGTTCCGCTGGCATCGGGCCTGCTGTCCGGCAAATACTCCAAGGACACCACGTTCGCGGAGAACGACCACCGGAACTACAACCGCAAGGGCGAGGCCTTCGACGTCGGGGAAACCTTCTCCGGCGTGGACTACGAGCTGGGCCTGAAAGCTGTGAAGGAGTTCGAGCAGCTGGTGCCGGAGGGCGCCACCACCGCCCAGGCCGCCATCGCCTGGATTGCTGCGCAGGACGGGGTCAGCACCGTGATTCCGGGCGCCCGCAACGTGGAACAGGCCCGTGCCAACGCGGCCGCGGCTGGCGTCAGCATCGGCAAAGAGTCCGACGACGGCGTCCGCTGGATCTACGACCACTACTTCCGCGAGGCCATCCACCCGCGCTGGTAA